A window of the Radiobacillus deserti genome harbors these coding sequences:
- a CDS encoding methyl-accepting chemotaxis protein has translation MTKIKKKWVKKPSIIDINKLTIRQRLIRSFSVILLLLITMAGVLYYNMNETLHQSQELKRENLPTLIHATSINNDMLQISKDINELTNTTMSVTLKKLQTDIQSSQKNIEKSSSALESIVKKTNDEELDKQYDNYTKKWTEFTDGISEIMSFANDGDFAAAKERAFIGNANFESANQSILKIIEASNEQMVLGTNQTVETAESGQTWILVISLIAILITIFMVYITSRVMTKPLAELASKIKNIANGDLTIEPLHYKAKDEIGTLNDSFNQMTENVRAVVKQVHFHAHNVLETSENLSVQSEQTKMGSSEVAAAADQVSISSRHQQETMEQVTAGVQQISSYVEQVVRSMEMVTEQSNDSNHYAVSGQTEMQEVLQQMNVIDQQMKQVLEKMGWLSSKTTDINRMADMIKEISDQTKLLALNASIEAARAGEAGKGFAVVAEEVRDLATRSSEATSDIQKISTDIQVSTKETMDVMNITSESTAKGRNMIEHANNSFYQIVDSTQEVLGQSQQVSQHMKDVGAQTNQIRETIQEVEKITEQNANHAEHVAGVSQEANAAMEQVSAASLQMKDMSEKLIDSVKEFRIEH, from the coding sequence ATGACAAAAATAAAGAAAAAATGGGTCAAAAAACCTTCTATTATTGACATAAATAAACTAACAATTAGACAACGCTTGATCAGAAGCTTTAGTGTCATCTTATTGCTTCTTATTACGATGGCTGGTGTTCTTTATTACAATATGAATGAAACACTTCATCAGTCCCAAGAGCTTAAACGAGAAAACCTCCCCACCTTAATTCATGCGACTTCTATTAATAATGATATGCTCCAAATAAGCAAGGATATTAATGAGCTCACAAATACGACAATGTCTGTAACCTTGAAAAAATTACAAACAGATATTCAATCTTCTCAAAAAAACATCGAAAAATCCTCATCAGCGTTAGAATCTATTGTTAAGAAAACGAATGATGAAGAGCTAGATAAACAATATGATAATTACACCAAAAAATGGACCGAATTTACCGACGGGATTTCCGAAATAATGAGCTTTGCGAATGATGGAGATTTCGCAGCCGCTAAAGAGAGAGCCTTCATTGGAAATGCGAACTTTGAGAGTGCCAACCAATCCATCCTAAAAATCATTGAGGCCAGTAATGAACAAATGGTATTGGGAACTAACCAGACCGTAGAGACTGCAGAATCTGGTCAAACCTGGATTCTTGTCATAAGCCTCATTGCCATACTGATTACCATCTTCATGGTGTACATAACCTCTAGAGTCATGACAAAGCCTTTAGCTGAACTAGCAAGCAAAATCAAAAATATTGCAAATGGAGACTTAACGATTGAACCTTTGCACTATAAAGCGAAGGATGAAATTGGTACGTTAAATGACAGCTTTAATCAAATGACAGAAAACGTACGAGCGGTCGTGAAGCAAGTCCATTTTCATGCCCATAACGTGTTAGAAACCTCTGAAAATTTATCCGTCCAATCGGAGCAAACGAAAATGGGAAGTAGTGAAGTGGCAGCAGCTGCGGATCAGGTTTCTATTTCATCAAGACACCAACAAGAAACGATGGAGCAAGTAACGGCAGGCGTTCAACAAATTTCATCCTACGTAGAGCAAGTGGTACGAAGTATGGAAATGGTAACCGAGCAATCCAATGATTCAAATCACTATGCGGTTTCGGGACAAACAGAAATGCAGGAAGTTTTGCAGCAGATGAATGTGATTGACCAACAAATGAAGCAAGTGCTAGAAAAAATGGGGTGGCTATCTAGTAAAACAACAGATATCAATCGAATGGCGGATATGATCAAAGAAATCTCCGACCAAACGAAGCTACTAGCATTAAATGCGTCTATTGAAGCGGCTAGAGCAGGGGAAGCGGGTAAAGGATTTGCCGTCGTTGCAGAAGAAGTTCGGGATCTGGCAACACGGTCCTCTGAAGCGACAAGCGATATTCAAAAAATTAGTACAGACATTCAAGTAAGTACGAAAGAAACGATGGACGTGATGAACATAACGAGTGAATCAACAGCAAAAGGAAGAAATATGATTGAACATGCCAACAACAGCTTTTATCAAATTGTCGATTCGACACAAGAAGTATTAGGACAATCTCAACAAGTCAGTCAGCATATGAAAGACGTCGGAGCACAAACGAACCAAATCCGTGAAACTATTCAAGAAGTAGAAAAGATAACGGAGCAAAATGCGAATCATGCGGAGCACGTAGCAGGGGTCTCCCAAGAAGCGAATGCGGCGATGGAGCAAGTATCCGCAGCCTCCCTACAAATGAAGGATATGAGTGAAAAGCTTATCGATTCCGTAAAAGAGTTCCGAATCGAACATTAA
- a CDS encoding DoxX family protein, with the protein MKRAIASSNLIHYLVAYVFLASGIFKLISEDLGGVFVSLGLPYPLNTMFMVAIVEIACGICILLNRYVKIAVIALIVIMVVAILLTKVPVLHAGFFHFLFEARLDFVMLGLLFILFRQYK; encoded by the coding sequence ATGAAACGAGCAATTGCAAGCTCCAATCTAATTCATTATCTTGTGGCGTATGTGTTCTTGGCTTCTGGGATATTTAAACTTATCAGTGAAGATCTTGGTGGCGTTTTTGTTAGTCTTGGGTTACCTTATCCACTAAATACGATGTTCATGGTTGCTATTGTAGAAATTGCTTGTGGGATATGTATTTTATTAAATCGTTATGTCAAAATCGCTGTTATTGCCCTTATAGTGATTATGGTTGTGGCGATTCTACTTACGAAAGTTCCCGTGCTTCACGCTGGGTTTTTCCATTTCTTATTTGAAGCACGTCTTGATTTTGTTATGCTCGGCCTTCTTTTTATTTTATTCCGACAATATAAGTAA
- a CDS encoding thiol-disulfide oxidoreductase DCC family protein — translation MERIILFDGECNFCDKSVQFVMKRDPNAQFKFASLQSEIGQELLRKYNAPTDMDSFVLIENKSCYFQSSAALRVCKHLKGLWKIAYCFLIIPKPVRDFFYGIIAKNRYKWFGKRDSCRIPSPEERERFLS, via the coding sequence ATGGAACGGATTATTTTATTCGATGGAGAGTGTAATTTTTGTGATAAAAGTGTTCAATTTGTGATGAAACGCGATCCAAACGCACAGTTTAAATTCGCTTCGCTACAAAGTGAGATTGGGCAGGAATTATTAAGGAAGTATAACGCTCCGACGGATATGGATAGTTTTGTTCTAATCGAAAACAAGAGCTGCTATTTTCAATCTTCCGCAGCTCTTCGAGTATGTAAGCATTTGAAAGGTCTATGGAAGATTGCGTATTGCTTTTTAATAATCCCTAAACCGGTTAGAGACTTCTTTTACGGAATCATTGCTAAGAATAGATATAAATGGTTCGGTAAAAGAGATAGCTGTAGGATTCCATCTCCAGAGGAAAGAGAACGGTTTTTATCTTAA
- the mgrA gene encoding L-glyceraldehyde 3-phosphate reductase, which translates to MYVPNEKRYSSMSYNRVGNSGLKLPAISLGLWNNFGGEDVFENQRNMLRKAFDLGITHFDLANNYGPPPGSAEENFGHILEKDFRSYRDELVISTKAGFTMWPGPYGDWGSKKYLVSSLDQSLTRMGIDYVDIFYHHRPDPETPLEETMAALDLIVRQGKALYVGISNYGVEDTAKAIDILKKQGTPFIIHQAAYSMLNRWVEDGLTDLLAKEGAGCIAFVPLAQGLLTDKYLDGIPSDSRAAKAYIKSLSEKDVTPEAIEKVQKLNELARERGQSLAQMALMWVLQEQSVVSALIGASKVSQIEENVQALEHAGFSEEELTIIEEILK; encoded by the coding sequence ATGTATGTACCAAATGAAAAGCGATACAGCTCCATGTCTTATAATCGTGTTGGGAACTCTGGACTCAAGCTTCCCGCCATCTCACTAGGACTCTGGAATAACTTCGGAGGCGAGGATGTCTTTGAGAATCAACGCAACATGTTACGCAAAGCATTTGATTTAGGAATTACACATTTTGATTTAGCTAATAATTATGGCCCACCACCAGGGTCTGCAGAAGAAAACTTCGGACATATTCTCGAAAAGGATTTTCGTTCTTATCGAGATGAGCTTGTCATTTCTACAAAAGCTGGCTTTACGATGTGGCCAGGCCCTTATGGAGATTGGGGTTCGAAAAAATATTTAGTTTCTAGCTTGGACCAAAGCTTAACACGGATGGGAATAGACTATGTAGATATTTTTTACCATCACCGTCCCGATCCAGAAACGCCATTAGAGGAAACGATGGCAGCACTTGATTTAATCGTACGACAAGGAAAAGCACTCTATGTTGGCATTTCCAACTACGGTGTGGAGGATACTGCAAAAGCAATCGATATTCTCAAGAAACAAGGAACGCCATTTATTATCCACCAAGCGGCCTACTCGATGTTAAATCGTTGGGTGGAGGATGGCTTAACCGATTTGCTGGCAAAAGAAGGCGCAGGCTGTATTGCCTTTGTTCCATTAGCACAAGGACTCTTAACGGATAAATACTTGGATGGCATCCCAAGTGACTCCCGTGCTGCCAAAGCATATATTAAATCGTTAAGCGAAAAAGATGTTACACCGGAAGCCATTGAAAAAGTACAAAAGCTCAACGAACTAGCACGCGAACGCGGACAATCGTTAGCGCAAATGGCACTAATGTGGGTGCTCCAAGAGCAATCTGTCGTATCTGCCTTAATAGGAGCTAGTAAAGTAAGTCAAATTGAAGAAAATGTTCAAGCATTAGAGCATGCTGGATTTAGTGAAGAAGAATTAACTATAATTGAAGAAATTTTAAAATAA
- a CDS encoding halocarboxylic acid dehydrogenase DehI family protein, translated as MRTYVIPEILESEATGRIKEVYEDIKEVLKVPVVNFVFRALAHYPTFLELAWEQVRPNMLSVNMEQSASRLQYPGISSVIPILPWSQTYPTYILEQIRGTVDIFRYVNPKLLLITSAWIEALSNRPIKGSGKQIGYIEPGINPMFPRIDLLHPIEADVPLQALLFDIAKTHQAMDVASDFRALARYPAFLKETWHYLKPFVKSSNYPILESRLKKRAVQAAHRHMPFPVIINRSQLEGIYEPKDIAGIMGLVSLFHSFLPGLILDVEFIQRTIVNF; from the coding sequence ATGCGTACATACGTCATTCCTGAAATTTTGGAGTCCGAAGCTACTGGACGGATAAAAGAGGTGTATGAGGATATAAAAGAAGTATTAAAAGTACCAGTCGTGAATTTTGTGTTTCGTGCGTTAGCGCATTATCCTACTTTTTTAGAATTGGCATGGGAACAAGTGAGGCCAAATATGCTGAGTGTGAATATGGAGCAATCCGCATCTCGTTTACAGTATCCGGGTATATCCTCCGTTATTCCAATTCTTCCATGGAGCCAAACGTATCCAACTTATATCTTAGAACAAATAAGAGGTACGGTGGATATCTTTCGCTACGTGAATCCTAAGCTACTGTTAATCACGTCTGCATGGATAGAAGCCTTAAGCAATCGACCAATTAAAGGTAGTGGAAAGCAAATCGGGTATATAGAGCCAGGAATCAACCCAATGTTTCCAAGAATCGATTTACTACATCCAATCGAAGCGGATGTTCCATTGCAAGCGCTACTGTTTGATATAGCAAAAACCCATCAGGCGATGGATGTAGCAAGTGATTTTCGTGCCTTGGCACGATACCCCGCCTTTTTAAAGGAGACGTGGCACTATCTAAAGCCGTTTGTGAAAAGCAGCAATTACCCAATCTTAGAGAGTCGTTTAAAGAAAAGGGCTGTTCAAGCAGCTCATCGCCATATGCCATTTCCGGTTATCATAAATCGAAGCCAGCTGGAAGGAATCTATGAACCGAAGGATATAGCAGGAATCATGGGATTAGTGTCTTTATTTCATTCCTTTTTACCAGGCTTAATCTTAGATGTAGAATTTATCCAGCGAACAATTGTAAATTTTTAG
- a CDS encoding Lin0512 family protein produces MKEIVFIETGMGTDVHGQNVTKAAVRAVHNAIHFNSMPGIKKILPDQDLNNMHVNVKLAIPADKELLDEEAIRKEIPYGTVTIQVQDGGMATSSGILLEDKEDKNDLMYIVIASVEVGY; encoded by the coding sequence ATGAAAGAAATCGTATTTATTGAAACAGGAATGGGAACAGATGTGCACGGTCAAAATGTAACAAAAGCTGCGGTTCGAGCAGTCCATAACGCGATTCATTTCAACTCCATGCCTGGCATAAAAAAGATTTTACCAGATCAAGACTTAAACAATATGCACGTAAATGTAAAGCTGGCGATTCCAGCAGATAAAGAGTTATTAGATGAAGAGGCAATACGCAAGGAAATCCCTTATGGAACAGTAACTATTCAAGTACAAGATGGTGGGATGGCAACGTCAAGTGGAATCTTGTTAGAGGATAAAGAGGACAAAAACGATTTAATGTATATCGTTATTGCATCCGTTGAAGTCGGATATTAA
- a CDS encoding superoxide dismutase — translation MDRMESAYRTSILNWCAEIEQTWKSVRDQLDVDETKRAKWEKDFYAFKQEVEENNRFLQDVELQRSASHIYQSLSSFMTGNNESSEPHQEEVGSGVPIGGHTLPPLPYPYDALEPVISEEIMRLHHDVHHQGYVDGLNKAEKKMQEARTKGDFDLIKHWEREAAFNGSGHYLHTIFWDIMSPDGGGKPSGSLLAEIKRSFGSFDAFKKHFSEAAKKVEAVGWAILVWAPRAHRLEILTAEKHQNLTQWDTIPLLVLDVWEHAYYLQYKTKRGDYVDNWWKVVNWPAVEKRFEEAKKLKWEPF, via the coding sequence GTGGATAGAATGGAGTCGGCGTATCGCACATCGATTTTGAATTGGTGTGCTGAGATTGAACAGACGTGGAAATCGGTCCGCGATCAGCTAGATGTGGATGAAACAAAACGAGCGAAATGGGAAAAGGATTTCTATGCCTTTAAACAGGAAGTAGAAGAGAACAATCGTTTCTTACAAGATGTAGAACTACAACGAAGTGCCTCTCACATCTATCAATCCTTAAGTAGCTTTATGACTGGGAACAACGAATCTTCTGAACCTCACCAGGAAGAAGTGGGATCCGGAGTGCCGATTGGTGGACATACCTTACCTCCACTCCCTTATCCTTATGATGCTTTAGAACCTGTCATTTCCGAGGAGATTATGAGACTACACCATGATGTACATCACCAAGGCTATGTAGACGGATTAAATAAAGCGGAGAAGAAAATGCAAGAAGCTCGAACAAAAGGTGATTTTGATTTAATTAAGCACTGGGAACGTGAAGCAGCGTTTAACGGTTCTGGGCATTATTTACACACGATTTTTTGGGATATTATGAGTCCGGATGGTGGCGGTAAACCGTCTGGCAGTCTATTAGCCGAAATCAAGCGTTCTTTTGGAAGCTTTGATGCATTTAAAAAGCATTTTTCAGAGGCTGCTAAAAAGGTGGAAGCTGTTGGTTGGGCCATTTTAGTATGGGCTCCTCGTGCCCACCGTCTAGAAATTCTTACTGCAGAAAAACATCAAAACCTTACACAGTGGGATACGATTCCTTTGCTCGTATTAGATGTATGGGAGCACGCTTATTACCTGCAATATAAAACGAAGCGAGGAGACTATGTAGACAACTGGTGGAAGGTGGTCAACTGGCCAGCAGTGGAGAAACGGTTTGAAGAAGCGAAGAAGTTGAAATGGGAACCTTTTTAA